In Helianthus annuus cultivar XRQ/B chromosome 8, HanXRQr2.0-SUNRISE, whole genome shotgun sequence, a single genomic region encodes these proteins:
- the LOC110873473 gene encoding uncharacterized protein LOC110873473, with translation MKNYPKMGVKVVAPPHAGAIWRERLGSAFRTAIACTIIGCTALYGPDNVRNQIQYPSVAYVTAILIVSDATLGTTLRGSWNAFCATVLVVPSTLLCFWVVGPSKFTEAGATVAVALSAFVVAIPECLPILTKRIAFAQLVIIYVGAVVRGGDAGPVSHPVHIAACTALGASGSVLALILPYPRLAVTEVKKQFQTYTENASDRSNLYLKAFLSQDKSTADDLIAQAEPLAKSGTKLIRHINRIQEGVKWERHRVRDFKKSYMKMGDRLNSIETPINGMKMALSAISSFPVGIVNDELKTYLQSEQVKQMLKLEHAKCFVPYDDAVTVPENKNQLFDKSVHPITSVSPNHKNLPVFFFLSCFEQLINNSTINPKPESLNGQKTNNINVSEESKIKETMTQWCKDRFVFALKCSVSLGFAILLGMFFDKKNGYWSGLTIAISFVEGRQPIFTVANNRIQGTAIGSVYGVLGSCLLNQMAEIRFIIILPWIVFTSMLQNSQMYGESGGIAAVIGALLILGRKNYGPPREFAIARLTEVSIGLFCMVLLEIILQPVRPATLVKRQVARCLRTLDECINQIPDFLSVNEKIKRLKSDINGLKNLIKDAKSEPSFWFLPFKASCYENTQERLSNIVDLMQIMIYNTRFIASMSQSCEGGRKELQEHIVSSLNILKETTSPCVKRLQKIALVKSNDVFDQESEGFFDLELGSQPTSEAGSKLVDSFVEHMEEVKDTIQGDEECKRKAVFHLNSLGFCIGCLVREATNVEICVKKMIRCENPDIQVEFIKKASYKNDMVNSS, from the exons ATGAAGAACTACCCGAAAATGGGAGTTAAAGTGGTGGCGCCGCCCCATGCAGGTGCCATCTGGCGGGAAAGACTAGGTTCCGCCTTCAGAACCGCGATAGCATGCACCATAATTGGTTGCACCGCTCTCTACGGTCCAGACAATGTCCGAAACCAGATTCAATACCCATCCGTGGCCTACGTGACCGCGATACTAATTGTTTCTGACGCAACACTTGGCACCACTTTAAGAGGTTCTTGGAACGCGTTTTGTGCCACCGTGCTAGTGGTTCCCTCGACGTTGCTATGTTTTTGGGTGGTGGGCCCGTCTAAGTTTACGGAGGCTGGTGCTACCGTGGCGGTGGCTTTGAGTGCGTTTGTTGTGGCCATTCCCGAGTGTCTTCCGATACTAACCAAGCGCATTGCCTTTGCACAACTGGTGATAATATATGTTGGTGCGGTTGTTCGTGGTGGTGACGCTGGACCCGTGAGCCACCCGGTTCATATCGCGGCATGCACGGCCCTTGGAGCGTCGGGTTCGGTCCTGGCTTTGATACTACCGTACCCTAGACTGGCTGTAACCGAG GTGAAGAAGCAATTTCAGACATATACAGAAAACGCATCAGATAGAAGCAATCTCTACTTAAAAGCATTTTTGAGTCAAGACAAGTCAACAGCAGATGATCTGATTGCTCAAGCCGAACCATTAGCGAAATCCGGAACCAAGCTCATTCGCCACATTAACCGCATCCAG GAAGGCGTAAAGTGGGAAAGACATCGCGTTCGCGACTTCAAGAAGAGTTACATGAAAATGGGAGATAGATTAAACAGCATTGAAACACCGATTAATGGAATGAAAATGGCGCTATCCGCCATTTCTTCTTTTCCCGTTGGTATTGTTAACGACGAGTTAAAAACGTACTTGCAAAGCGAACAGGTTAAACAAATGCTAAAACTCGAGCACGCCAAGTGTTTTGTACCGTATGATGATGCGGTTACTGTTCCCGAAAATAAAAACCAATTATTCGACAAATCCGTACACCCGATTACCTCCGTTTCGCCGAACCACAAAAACCTACCCGTGTTTTTCTTCTTGTCATGCTTTGAACAACTTATAAACAACTCAACCATAAACCCTAAACCCGAGTCACTCAACGGTCAAAAAACCAATAACATTAACGTATCCGAAGAATCAAAAATCAAGGAAACCATGACTCAATGGTGTAAGGATAGGTTCGTATTTGCTTTAAAATGCTCGGTTTCATTGGGCTTCGCGATACTTCTCGGCATGTTTTTCGACAAAAAGAACGGGTATTGGTCGGGGCTCACAATAGCGATCAGTTTCGTAGAAGGAAGACAACCGATTTTTACGGTTGCAAATAACCGAATACAAGGAACAGCAATCGGTTCGGTTTATGGTGTACTAGGTAGTTGTCTTTTAAACCAAATGGCTGAAATAAGGTTTATTATTATTCTACCTTGGATTGTTTTCACAAGCATGTTACAAAACAGTCAAATGTACGGCGAAAGTGGCGGTATAGCAGCGGTGATCGGAGCACTTTTGATTCTCGGACGGAAAAACTACGGCCCGCCAAGAGAATTCGCCATTGCTAGATTAACCGAGGTTTCCATCGGGCTTTTTTGCATGGTTTTGTTGGAGATTATACTTCAACCGGTTAGACCAGCAACTTTGGTCAAACGTCAAGTGGCCCGATGTTTGAGAACATTAGATGAATGCATAAATCAAATTCCGGATTTTCTTTCGGTGAATGAAAAGATCAAGAGACTTAAATCCGATATAAACGGATTGAAAAACTTGATTAAAGATGCGAAATCCGAGCCTAGCTTCTGGTTTCTACCGTTTAAGGCTTCGTGCTACGAGAACACGCAAGAACGGTTATCAAATATTGTTGATTTAATGCAGATTATGATTTATAACACGCGGTTTATCGCAAGTATGTCGCAAAGTTGCGAGGGTGGGCGGAAAGAGCTTCAAGAACACATTGTGAGCAGTTTGAATATTTTGAAGGAGACCACGAGTCCGTGCGTCAAGCGTTTACAGAAGATAGCTCTGGTCAAGTCAAACGACGTCTTTGACCAAGAGAGTGAAGGATTCTTTGACTTAGAGTTGGGAAGTCAACCGACTTCCGAAGCAGGTTCCAAACTTGTGGACTCTTTTGTTGAACACATGGAAGAAGTCAAGGATACGATTCAGGGTGACGAAGAGTGCAAAAGAAAAGCCGTTTTTCACTTGAACTCTTTGGGGTTTTGCATCGGATGCCTTGTGAGAGAAGCAACGAATGTTGAAATATGTGTTAAGAAGATGATTCGATGTGAGAATCCCGACATACAGGTGGAGTTTATTAAAAAAGCTAGTTACAAAAACGACATGGTAAATTCATCGTGA
- the LOC110873474 gene encoding 60S ribosomal protein L32-1 codes for MAVPKLDKKIIKKRVKKFKRPQSDWKICVKENWRRPKGIDSRVRRKFKGVTLMPNIGYGSDKKTRHFLPNGFKKFVVHNAKELEVLMMHNRTYCAEIAHNVSTRKRKEIVERAAQLDVVVTNKLARLRSQEDE; via the exons ATGGCGGTTCCTAAGCTTGACAAGAAGATCATTAAGAAGCGTGTCAAGAAGTTCAAGAGGCCCCAAAGTGACTGGAAAATATGTGTCAAG GAAAACTGGCGTAGGCCAAAGGGTATTGATTCTCGTGTCAGGAGAAAGTTTAAAGGTGTCACTCTTATGCCCAATATCGGTTACGGGTCAGACAAAAAGACCCGCCACTTTCTTCCAAACGGTTTTAAGAAGTTTGTCGTGCACAATGCCAAAGAGTTGGAAGTTCTCATGATGCACAACAG GACATACTGTGCCGAGATAGCACACAATGTATCAACCCGCAAAAGGAAGGAAATCGTTGAGCGTGCCGCACAATTGGACGTCGTTGTTACCAACAAATTAGCCAGGCTGCGTAGCCAAGAAGACGAATAA